A genomic window from Luteolibacter sp. LG18 includes:
- a CDS encoding glycine zipper domain-containing protein — protein MKKILITTPAVIVAMALSSCADAGPNTQRGAATGALIGAGAGAIIGNQSGRALEGAAIGAGSGALIGGAYGNARDQEQRRYYGGY, from the coding sequence ATGAAAAAGATCCTGATCACCACTCCCGCCGTCATCGTCGCCATGGCTCTCTCGAGCTGCGCTGACGCCGGCCCGAACACCCAGCGTGGTGCCGCCACCGGCGCGCTCATCGGTGCGGGTGCCGGTGCCATCATCGGCAACCAGTCCGGTCGCGCCCTCGAAGGTGCCGCCATCGGTGCCGGTTCCGGTGCCCTCATCGGCGGTGCCTACGGCAACGCCCGTGACCAAGAGCAGCGCCGCTACTACGGTGGCTACTAA
- a CDS encoding SRPBCC domain-containing protein, producing MNALPTVKIVRRYQAPAEQVFDAWLDPALLGRWMFGPEVRDEEIVRLSVDAKVGGCFSFVVQRGGQEIDHVGRYLEIDRPSRLKFTWGLVGMSVDESWVTLDIVADGEGCELTLTHELDPAWADYADRTRQGWTMMCGKLAEVLEK from the coding sequence ATGAATGCCCTTCCGACCGTGAAAATCGTCCGTCGTTACCAAGCTCCCGCCGAGCAGGTGTTCGATGCCTGGCTGGACCCGGCGCTGCTGGGGCGCTGGATGTTTGGCCCGGAGGTCCGGGACGAGGAGATCGTCCGGCTTTCGGTCGATGCGAAGGTGGGCGGTTGTTTCTCGTTCGTAGTGCAGCGCGGCGGCCAGGAGATCGATCACGTTGGCCGGTATCTCGAGATCGACCGGCCCTCGCGCCTGAAGTTCACCTGGGGTCTCGTCGGGATGTCGGTGGACGAGAGCTGGGTGACGCTCGACATCGTCGCGGATGGCGAAGGGTGCGAACTGACGCTCACCCATGAGCTCGATCCCGCCTGGGCCGATTATGCGGACCGCACCCGGCAGGGCTGGACGATGATGTGCGGCAAGCTGGCGGAGGTGTTGGAGAAGTAG
- a CDS encoding DJ-1/PfpI family protein — translation MALSLAGKRVAVLVETEFIPIEIDYYLKQFPALGAQVDLLSYLWGKPSRTLVADIDNPDKIHDVRTLVVDKDVADASADDYDIVIMAANYCAVRLREILPMGSLGSPEEIATPPAVRFYASAMENKRILKGAMCHGLWILTPRPDLLKGRQVICHTVVFADILNAGATFVPAPSHVVVDDDLVTARSAADLDAYFQAIVAEADKRGA, via the coding sequence ATGGCCCTTTCACTCGCAGGCAAGCGCGTCGCCGTCCTCGTCGAAACCGAGTTCATCCCGATCGAGATCGACTACTACTTGAAGCAGTTCCCCGCGCTCGGCGCGCAGGTGGACCTCCTCAGCTACCTGTGGGGGAAACCCTCCCGGACACTGGTGGCGGACATCGACAACCCGGACAAGATCCACGACGTCCGCACGCTGGTGGTGGACAAGGACGTGGCCGACGCCAGCGCCGACGACTACGACATCGTGATCATGGCCGCGAACTACTGCGCGGTGCGCCTGCGCGAAATCCTCCCGATGGGCAGCCTCGGCTCGCCGGAGGAGATCGCCACCCCGCCCGCCGTGCGTTTCTACGCCAGCGCGATGGAGAACAAGCGCATCCTCAAAGGGGCGATGTGCCACGGCCTGTGGATCCTCACCCCGCGTCCGGACCTTCTGAAGGGCCGCCAGGTGATCTGCCACACCGTGGTTTTCGCGGACATCCTCAACGCGGGCGCGACCTTCGTTCCAGCCCCCAGCCACGTGGTGGTGGACGACGACCTCGTCACCGCCCGCTCCGCCGCCGACCTCGACGCCTACTTCCAGGCGATCGTGGCCGAGGCGGACAAGCGCGGGGCCTGA
- a CDS encoding quinone-dependent dihydroorotate dehydrogenase, which produces MFDAYSLLRPLLFRLDAETAHHFSMNALRLAERSGLLQIAFPSEEFAAPVEVMGLKFPNRVGLAAGLDKEGNTIDALGRLGFGFVEIGTITPRPQPGNPKPRLFRLVSHEAIINRMGFNNPGIEAGVANVRATRNFHGVIGFNIGKNKDTPNENAADDYLACLKAAYSVADYIVVNLSSPNTPGLRDLQGEEASARLLETLKREQEKLSIQHGKKVPLLFKVAPDLEEAHIQGLSRVFLEGGLDGLIATNTTLDRALVQGHPRANEAGGLSGKPLTNRSTEVIAAFASQFGGRIPIIGVGGISTVEDARAKLRAGASLVQIYSSFIFRGPELVKELVKKI; this is translated from the coding sequence GTGTTCGACGCCTACTCCCTGCTCCGCCCGCTGCTTTTCCGTCTCGATGCCGAAACGGCGCATCATTTCAGCATGAATGCCCTGCGTCTCGCCGAGCGCAGCGGGTTGTTGCAAATTGCATTTCCGAGCGAGGAGTTCGCGGCACCGGTGGAGGTGATGGGGCTGAAATTCCCGAACCGGGTGGGCCTCGCCGCCGGTCTCGACAAGGAGGGCAACACGATCGACGCGCTGGGACGGCTCGGTTTCGGGTTCGTGGAGATCGGCACGATCACGCCGCGCCCGCAGCCGGGCAATCCGAAGCCGCGCCTGTTCCGCTTGGTTTCCCATGAGGCGATCATCAACCGGATGGGCTTCAACAACCCGGGGATCGAAGCCGGGGTGGCGAACGTGCGGGCCACGCGGAATTTCCACGGCGTGATCGGTTTCAACATCGGCAAGAACAAGGACACGCCGAACGAGAACGCGGCGGACGATTACCTGGCGTGCCTGAAGGCGGCGTACTCGGTGGCGGATTACATTGTTGTTAATTTGTCCTCCCCGAACACCCCCGGCCTGCGCGACCTGCAGGGCGAGGAGGCGTCCGCGCGGCTGCTGGAAACGCTGAAGCGCGAGCAGGAGAAACTTTCGATCCAGCACGGCAAGAAGGTGCCGCTGCTCTTCAAGGTGGCGCCGGATCTGGAGGAGGCCCACATCCAGGGGCTGTCGCGGGTGTTCCTTGAGGGCGGCCTCGACGGCCTGATCGCGACCAACACCACGCTCGACCGGGCCTTGGTACAAGGGCATCCGCGGGCCAACGAGGCGGGCGGCCTGTCCGGCAAGCCATTGACGAACCGCAGCACGGAGGTGATCGCGGCCTTCGCCTCGCAGTTCGGCGGGCGCATTCCGATCATCGGGGTGGGGGGGATTTCCACCGTGGAGGACGCGCGGGCGAAATTGCGTGCCGGAGCCTCGCTGGTGCAGATCTACAGCTCGTTCATTTTCCGGGGTCCGGAACTCGTGAAAGAATTGGTGAAGAAAATTTGA
- a CDS encoding glycosyltransferase family 25 protein has protein sequence MPSPRTRIFLISLPRQAERRERSLRQLAATGWDFEVVDGLDALATRRRELVVPMHAWLNLFIGEVACYHSHLEVLRRIVSRDLDYGLILEDDFKLVAGTMTTLANVWNHLPPGADHIQLHNVRDEKFRGYRMIEAGERFNRVSPTNTGGWAYIVSRRLAEYVLEHHPVPRKPMDDLYIQLSRTHREQFGFFDTVERLVDTHWGHPSSINRWIPAPRSFSLMIRCWKDFRGHKQARLALPGRLSVSPNRA, from the coding sequence ATGCCCTCTCCCCGGACACGAATCTTCCTGATTTCGCTGCCCAGGCAGGCGGAGCGGCGGGAGCGCTCCCTCCGCCAGCTCGCCGCCACCGGCTGGGATTTCGAGGTCGTGGACGGGCTCGACGCGCTCGCCACCCGGCGCCGGGAGCTGGTCGTCCCGATGCACGCATGGCTGAATCTCTTCATCGGTGAGGTCGCCTGCTACCACTCCCATCTGGAGGTGTTGCGGCGGATCGTCTCGCGGGATCTCGATTACGGCCTGATCCTGGAGGACGATTTCAAGCTGGTGGCCGGGACCATGACGACGCTGGCGAACGTCTGGAACCACCTCCCTCCTGGGGCCGACCACATCCAGCTCCACAATGTCCGTGATGAAAAATTCCGCGGCTACCGGATGATCGAGGCCGGCGAACGCTTCAACCGCGTGAGCCCCACCAACACCGGCGGCTGGGCCTACATCGTCTCCCGGCGGCTGGCGGAATACGTGCTGGAACACCATCCGGTCCCGCGCAAGCCGATGGACGACCTCTACATCCAGCTCAGCCGGACGCACCGCGAACAGTTCGGGTTCTTCGACACCGTGGAGCGGCTGGTGGACACGCACTGGGGCCATCCCTCGTCGATCAACCGCTGGATCCCCGCTCCACGCAGTTTCAGCCTGATGATCCGCTGCTGGAAGGATTTCCGCGGCCACAAGCAGGCCCGGCTCGCGCTGCCCGGCCGCTTGTCAGTTTCACCAAACCGGGCATGA
- a CDS encoding IS4 family transposase has product MPNPSLSGVPFTGDFKEHFKWLFPPEACFRLFAAHGPRRRGARKLSSWQWLMARVHHALARAGTFATHVKQITGISLSDSALSQRGQSIGWKLLAEALPAILRPLAEKERHPEAFHQGLRLVAVDGTRFNLRNTGAINREAHKRRNSKGNGQPAFAQLLAVVLVELGQHQPLAATLGWQGEGEMTLARELFASRELPARSLLLADRLFGSPWLLWDLQPRLESAGSHYLVRVKDNIKVVVKDRLADGSSLVDLPVRDPATRRKQGYLAAREIRATLTLAAGGKSVKIRLWTSLLDEQRYPALELVELYARRWEQELFFRELKESLGPRGKALDAQTPESAAQEVLARLMGASLIAAQRAAVADHAGVEVLRISYAQVLEGTMALSRAFELSHDLIGNPQREEWARRLLAQLAETAVIPKRKPRSCQRAVRQPVKDWPKMRTPTSMPLIYSISLDNP; this is encoded by the coding sequence GTGCCAAACCCATCCCTCTCCGGCGTCCCATTCACGGGTGATTTCAAGGAGCACTTCAAGTGGCTGTTCCCGCCGGAGGCCTGCTTCAGGCTTTTCGCGGCACATGGGCCTCGTCGCCGCGGAGCCCGCAAGCTCTCCTCGTGGCAGTGGCTCATGGCGCGCGTTCACCACGCGCTTGCCCGGGCTGGAACCTTCGCCACCCACGTGAAACAGATCACCGGCATCTCCCTCTCCGACAGCGCCCTGAGCCAGCGCGGCCAATCCATCGGCTGGAAGCTCCTCGCCGAGGCCCTTCCCGCCATCCTCCGGCCACTCGCCGAGAAGGAGCGGCATCCCGAGGCCTTCCACCAAGGCCTGCGCCTCGTGGCCGTGGATGGCACCCGCTTCAACCTGCGCAACACCGGAGCGATCAACCGCGAGGCACACAAGCGGAGGAACAGCAAGGGCAACGGCCAGCCCGCCTTTGCCCAGCTCCTCGCCGTCGTCCTAGTGGAACTCGGCCAGCACCAACCGCTGGCCGCCACCCTCGGATGGCAAGGCGAAGGAGAGATGACGCTGGCCCGGGAACTCTTCGCCTCGCGCGAATTGCCTGCCCGTTCGCTGCTGTTGGCCGACCGTCTGTTCGGCTCTCCCTGGCTGCTGTGGGACCTGCAGCCGCGGCTTGAGTCCGCCGGCAGCCACTACCTGGTCCGGGTGAAGGACAACATCAAGGTGGTGGTGAAGGACCGTCTGGCCGATGGCTCGAGCCTGGTCGATCTGCCGGTGAGAGACCCGGCCACCCGTCGCAAACAGGGATATCTGGCAGCCCGGGAGATCCGCGCGACCTTGACTCTCGCGGCGGGAGGCAAGTCGGTGAAGATCCGGTTGTGGACCTCGCTGCTCGACGAGCAACGGTATCCGGCCCTCGAACTCGTGGAGCTCTACGCCCGGCGCTGGGAGCAGGAACTGTTCTTCCGCGAACTGAAGGAATCGTTGGGCCCGCGCGGCAAGGCGCTCGACGCGCAGACGCCGGAAAGCGCGGCCCAGGAAGTGTTGGCGCGGTTGATGGGGGCGTCGTTGATCGCCGCGCAGCGGGCCGCGGTGGCGGATCACGCGGGAGTGGAGGTGTTGCGGATCAGCTACGCGCAGGTGCTGGAGGGGACGATGGCGCTGAGCCGGGCCTTTGAACTGAGCCATGACCTGATCGGCAATCCCCAACGGGAGGAATGGGCGCGGCGGCTGTTGGCGCAACTGGCCGAAACGGCGGTGATCCCGAAACGCAAGCCACGGAGTTGCCAGCGGGCGGTGAGACAACCGGTCAAAGACTGGCCCAAAATGAGAACGCCCACCTCGATGCCATTGATTTACAGCATCTCGCTGGACAATCCTTAA
- a CDS encoding Smr/MutS family protein, producing the protein MDDDAIPIEPGPELDLHTFRPSDLGDLLPEWFDGCIERGIPAVRVIHGKGTGALREGVHSLLRKLPQVRDFQYPAGEGSGGWGATWVFLRSHG; encoded by the coding sequence ATGGACGACGACGCCATTCCCATCGAGCCGGGCCCGGAGCTGGACCTCCACACGTTCCGCCCCTCCGACCTCGGCGACCTGCTGCCGGAGTGGTTCGATGGCTGCATCGAGCGCGGGATTCCCGCGGTGCGGGTGATCCACGGCAAGGGCACCGGCGCGCTGCGCGAGGGCGTCCATTCCCTGCTGCGGAAGTTACCCCAAGTACGGGATTTCCAGTATCCCGCCGGAGAAGGCTCCGGCGGCTGGGGCGCGACCTGGGTTTTCCTCAGGTCGCATGGGTGA
- a CDS encoding aminopeptidase — protein MRLLLALLPLLLASCSTIQFYTQAVAGQADVMIRRQPVSRLAADASTDEKLRKKLELTTRLLAFARDHLDMPSGGAYEMYADLQRPHLVWVIHAAPELSMEAKQWWYPVIGKQSYRGYFNEADANAEQAKLHRQGYETWCDGIDAYSTLGMFRDPLLNTFIDRDELELAELIFHELSHRRYHVTGDTKFNEGMAEAVARESVRRWFTANGRPDIVAYYEQRLRRLAQARTAISTTSERLKTIYDSDAGDAVKRQRKAREYARLKTELRSLRGQWGGGLTSWINDPINNARLNSFTTYEDQVPRFTKLLHDCHGDFPTFWTEVRKLKK, from the coding sequence GTGCGCCTTCTCCTCGCCCTGCTCCCGCTCCTGCTGGCCTCGTGCAGCACGATCCAGTTCTACACCCAGGCCGTGGCGGGGCAGGCGGACGTGATGATCCGCCGCCAGCCGGTGAGCCGTCTCGCAGCCGACGCCAGCACCGACGAGAAGCTGCGGAAGAAACTCGAGCTCACCACCCGGCTCCTCGCCTTCGCCCGCGACCACCTCGACATGCCCTCCGGCGGCGCCTACGAGATGTACGCGGATCTCCAGCGCCCGCACCTGGTGTGGGTGATCCATGCCGCGCCGGAGCTTTCGATGGAGGCGAAGCAGTGGTGGTATCCGGTGATCGGGAAGCAAAGCTACCGCGGCTATTTCAACGAGGCCGACGCCAACGCCGAGCAGGCCAAGCTTCATCGTCAGGGCTATGAAACGTGGTGCGATGGCATCGACGCCTACTCCACCCTCGGCATGTTCCGCGATCCCCTGCTGAACACCTTCATCGACCGCGACGAACTCGAGCTCGCCGAGCTGATCTTCCACGAGCTGTCCCACCGCCGCTACCACGTCACCGGGGACACCAAGTTCAACGAGGGCATGGCCGAAGCCGTCGCCCGCGAAAGCGTGCGGCGCTGGTTCACCGCGAACGGCAGGCCCGACATCGTCGCCTACTACGAGCAACGCCTCCGCCGCCTGGCCCAGGCCCGCACCGCTATCAGCACCACGTCCGAGCGGTTGAAAACGATCTATGACAGCGACGCGGGCGATGCCGTGAAACGCCAGCGCAAGGCCCGCGAATACGCCCGCCTCAAGACCGAACTCCGTTCCCTCCGCGGCCAATGGGGCGGCGGCCTCACCTCGTGGATCAACGATCCGATCAACAACGCCCGCCTCAATTCCTTCACCACCTACGAGGACCAGGTGCCGCGGTTCACCAAGCTGCTGCACGATTGCCACGGCGATTTTCCGACATTCTGGACCGAGGTGAGGAAGCTGAAGAAGTAG
- a CDS encoding thioredoxin family protein, with the protein MLRFFVHLLSLALAVVLPAQAQFQLGGYGGMGEGETPTSASLVSEVSAIAPGKPFTVALQLKHPAEWHSYYVNSGGVEKAPEFKWTLPEGFTAGPVQWPLPEVKDGLFGKSFAFSGSPVFLVDITPPATLKAGEHAKLALAASWQICKETCKDESAKLSLDLTVADTPAADPAKAAFFEKVRKAHPRASTAWTYSAENKGDTFELRLTPGSGAAADLDKAGLEFVPAVPFVQALSDGGTLKHDGSDWVLTLKRKAKDALESEIPVGKSISGILSAKGPLDTATSAGALVVTDVSFGGKATAAPAAATKSGLPLGNLLFVLGSMALGGLILNLMPCVFPVIGLKIMGFVQQSGEDHRKVVVHGLAFTGGVLISFWALSGVLFAARAAAFAKTGSAETIGWGYQLQNPYVVLGLLLLMFVLALNMFGVFEIGASATSIGGSLQAKQGTAGAFFSGVLATLVATPCSAPFLGAAIGTAIGLPAVQFFLCFTAMAVGLAFPYLLLSIFPKLVRYLPRPGAWMESFKQAMSFLLFATAGYLLWVYVGQIALENMLGPIFGLSAIALAGWIYGRWHLPHRTARSRGTAVVLTLLFALGGVWLCKPPKKSGLVWEHWSEERVRELARQGTPVYVDFTAQWCATCQFNKKRAYTPEVIKLLNSRGVVTLKADKTNPDPAIETKLRELGRSAIPVNVLYVPGKEPVITPEVLSASYLTELIEGNVPAKK; encoded by the coding sequence ATGCTCCGCTTTTTCGTTCATTTGTTATCGTTGGCCCTCGCGGTCGTTTTACCCGCCCAAGCGCAGTTCCAACTCGGTGGCTACGGAGGCATGGGCGAGGGCGAGACGCCGACCTCGGCGAGCCTGGTGTCGGAAGTTTCCGCGATCGCGCCGGGCAAGCCGTTCACGGTGGCGCTGCAATTGAAGCACCCGGCCGAGTGGCACAGCTACTACGTGAACTCGGGCGGCGTGGAGAAGGCTCCGGAATTCAAGTGGACGCTGCCCGAGGGCTTCACCGCGGGCCCGGTCCAGTGGCCGCTGCCGGAGGTGAAGGACGGCTTGTTCGGCAAGAGCTTCGCTTTTTCCGGCAGCCCGGTGTTCCTGGTGGACATCACGCCGCCCGCGACCCTGAAGGCGGGCGAGCACGCGAAGCTGGCCCTGGCGGCGAGTTGGCAGATCTGCAAGGAGACGTGCAAGGACGAGAGCGCGAAGCTCTCGCTCGATCTCACGGTGGCCGATACTCCGGCGGCGGATCCGGCGAAGGCCGCGTTCTTTGAGAAGGTGAGGAAGGCTCATCCGCGAGCGTCCACCGCGTGGACCTACAGCGCGGAGAACAAGGGCGACACCTTCGAACTGCGCCTCACTCCGGGCAGCGGTGCGGCGGCGGATCTGGACAAGGCGGGCCTTGAGTTCGTGCCAGCGGTGCCGTTCGTGCAGGCGCTCTCCGATGGCGGCACGCTGAAGCACGACGGGTCGGACTGGGTGTTGACCTTGAAGCGGAAGGCGAAGGACGCGCTGGAAAGCGAGATCCCGGTGGGCAAGTCGATCTCGGGGATTCTCTCGGCCAAGGGGCCGCTCGACACCGCGACGAGTGCGGGCGCGCTGGTGGTGACGGACGTTTCATTCGGTGGCAAGGCGACGGCCGCTCCAGCGGCGGCGACGAAGAGCGGGCTGCCGTTGGGGAACCTGTTGTTCGTGCTCGGTTCGATGGCCCTGGGTGGTCTCATTCTGAACCTGATGCCGTGCGTGTTTCCGGTGATCGGGCTCAAGATCATGGGCTTCGTCCAGCAGTCGGGTGAGGATCACCGGAAGGTGGTGGTGCACGGACTGGCGTTCACCGGCGGCGTGCTGATTTCGTTCTGGGCGCTGAGCGGCGTGTTGTTCGCGGCGCGGGCGGCGGCTTTTGCGAAGACCGGTTCCGCGGAAACCATCGGCTGGGGCTATCAGCTCCAGAATCCGTATGTGGTGCTGGGCTTGCTGCTGCTGATGTTCGTGCTCGCGTTGAATATGTTCGGCGTGTTCGAGATCGGCGCTTCGGCGACCTCGATCGGAGGTTCGTTGCAGGCCAAGCAGGGGACCGCGGGTGCGTTCTTTTCCGGGGTGCTGGCCACGCTGGTGGCGACCCCGTGCTCGGCTCCGTTCCTCGGTGCCGCCATCGGCACGGCGATCGGTTTGCCGGCGGTGCAGTTCTTCCTGTGCTTCACCGCGATGGCGGTGGGCCTGGCGTTTCCCTACCTGCTGCTTTCGATCTTCCCGAAGCTGGTGCGTTACCTGCCGCGTCCGGGGGCGTGGATGGAGAGCTTCAAGCAGGCGATGAGTTTCCTGTTGTTCGCCACCGCGGGCTACTTGCTGTGGGTGTACGTGGGCCAGATCGCGCTGGAGAACATGCTGGGGCCGATTTTTGGCCTGAGCGCGATCGCGCTGGCCGGGTGGATCTACGGTCGCTGGCACCTGCCGCACCGCACGGCCCGCTCCCGTGGCACCGCGGTCGTTCTGACCCTGCTGTTCGCCCTTGGCGGGGTTTGGCTGTGCAAGCCGCCGAAGAAGAGCGGCCTGGTGTGGGAGCATTGGTCCGAGGAACGGGTGCGGGAGCTGGCGAGGCAGGGCACGCCGGTCTATGTCGATTTCACCGCCCAGTGGTGCGCTACCTGCCAGTTCAACAAGAAACGGGCCTACACGCCGGAGGTCATCAAGCTGCTGAACAGCCGCGGCGTCGTGACCCTGAAGGCGGATAAGACCAATCCGGATCCTGCCATCGAGACGAAGCTCCGCGAGCTGGGCCGCAGCGCGATCCCGGTGAACGTGCTCTACGTGCCGGGCAAGGAGCCCGTCATCACGCCGGAGGTGCTTTCCGCCAGCTATCTCACGGAACTGATCGAGGGGAACGTGCCGGCGAAGAAGTAG
- a CDS encoding glycosyltransferase family 25 protein, protein MIRTRIFAISLPHARARRMHLLSQLLPTGWDFEVVDAVDGRTIKPGHLMIPLDAWELTLTQVACYRSHLGVLQRVVDYGLDHAIVLEDDCVLDHGAVMTLGNLWAHLPRDADHVQLHNLKFPFYDDYRCLEPGERFNRVGPTSIGSWGYVISRRLAEHILSHHAEPRRPIDHLYIQLSRELQGRFGFHDTVDCLVNILPEAPSNINGAPRARRDWRGGLRRLLKRSNTN, encoded by the coding sequence GTGATCCGCACCCGCATCTTCGCCATCTCCCTGCCGCACGCCCGCGCGCGCCGGATGCACCTGCTCTCGCAGTTGCTGCCCACCGGCTGGGATTTCGAGGTGGTCGATGCCGTGGACGGCCGCACCATCAAGCCGGGTCATCTCATGATCCCGCTGGACGCTTGGGAACTCACGCTGACTCAGGTCGCCTGCTACCGGTCCCACCTCGGCGTTCTCCAGCGTGTCGTCGACTACGGGCTCGACCACGCCATCGTGCTGGAAGACGACTGCGTGCTCGATCACGGCGCGGTGATGACCTTGGGAAACCTATGGGCCCACCTGCCGCGGGATGCCGACCACGTGCAGCTCCACAACCTGAAGTTCCCGTTCTACGACGATTACCGCTGCCTGGAACCCGGCGAGCGTTTCAACCGCGTGGGGCCCACCAGCATCGGCTCCTGGGGCTATGTAATCTCACGTCGGCTGGCGGAGCACATCCTCTCCCATCACGCGGAGCCGCGCCGCCCCATCGACCACCTCTACATCCAGTTGAGCCGCGAACTGCAGGGCCGTTTCGGCTTCCACGACACCGTGGACTGCCTGGTGAACATCTTGCCGGAGGCACCCTCCAACATCAACGGCGCACCCAGGGCGAGGCGCGACTGGCGGGGCGGCCTGCGGCGCTTGCTCAAACGCTCAAACACGAACTGA
- a CDS encoding RNA polymerase sigma factor RpoD/SigA: protein MAYESDSSLKLYLREISKTPLLTPEEEIQLAKRIKKGDKEARSHMIRANLRLVVKIAQDYSGYGLPISDLISEGNIGLMKAVERFDPKKGGKLSTYAAWWIKQSIKRALANQSKTIRLPVHMVDKIAKMRRISTILAEALGREPTEEELADEIGLPRRKLAMLKQASQRPTSLDAPINEGEATEYGEIIGDERAGNPLEMLADKNLHNQLDGLLSVLDERERKIIDERFGLTGKKPLTLEEVGRQFGVTRERIRQLQNSALNKMRRALRKKEKPMPKPLGATPAEA, encoded by the coding sequence ATGGCCTACGAATCCGATAGCAGCCTGAAACTTTACCTGAGGGAGATTTCCAAGACGCCGCTGCTGACGCCTGAAGAGGAGATCCAGTTGGCGAAGCGCATCAAGAAGGGGGACAAGGAAGCCCGGTCCCACATGATCCGCGCCAACCTGCGCCTGGTCGTCAAAATCGCCCAGGACTACTCGGGTTACGGCCTGCCGATCTCCGACCTCATCTCGGAAGGCAACATCGGCCTGATGAAGGCCGTGGAGCGTTTCGACCCGAAGAAGGGCGGCAAGCTTTCGACCTACGCCGCCTGGTGGATCAAGCAATCCATCAAGCGCGCGCTGGCCAACCAATCCAAGACGATCCGCCTGCCCGTCCACATGGTCGACAAGATCGCCAAGATGCGCCGCATCTCGACGATCCTGGCCGAAGCGCTGGGCCGCGAGCCCACCGAGGAGGAACTCGCCGACGAAATCGGCCTGCCCCGCCGCAAGCTCGCCATGCTCAAGCAGGCCTCGCAGCGCCCGACCTCGCTCGATGCCCCGATCAACGAGGGGGAAGCGACGGAATACGGCGAGATCATTGGCGACGAGCGTGCCGGCAACCCGCTGGAAATGCTCGCCGACAAGAACCTCCACAACCAGCTCGACGGCCTGCTGTCCGTGCTCGACGAGCGCGAACGCAAGATCATCGACGAACGCTTCGGCCTCACCGGCAAGAAGCCGCTCACGCTCGAGGAAGTCGGCCGCCAGTTCGGCGTGACCCGCGAGCGCATCCGCCAGCTCCAGAACTCGGCCCTCAACAAGATGCGCCGGGCCCTTCGCAAGAAGGAAAAGCCGATGCCGAAGCCCCTCGGGGCCACCCCGGCCGAGGCCTGA